In Zingiber officinale cultivar Zhangliang chromosome 6A, Zo_v1.1, whole genome shotgun sequence, a single genomic region encodes these proteins:
- the LOC121995510 gene encoding uncharacterized protein LOC121995510 has translation MLVYREVVNIAKGILQWWIENHELQKLPVTALGASSGGYFVSALAKEVNFSSVALMISVGVFSSMGVPVGYPPTLFVHMPKDLRAKRLIEKNMVALKKKGVSVNEVRCLEFPLTRTLLTKRIPSLDEAVSASVFELFQEKGFIDERGYLKSDGRATWWKQALKEKDPSMEKYKWLDHVEEELNLAFAYHEMTSLPIGDILDWFESHM, from the coding sequence ATGCTGGTCTATCGAGAAGTCGTCAACATTGCTAAAGGGATATTACAATGGTGGATTGAGAACCACGAGCTCCAAAAGCTTCCTGTCACAGCTCTAGGAGCTTCATCTGGTGGTTATTTTGTTTCTGCGCTGGCAAAAGAGGTGAATTTTAGCAGCGTAGCGCTCATGATTTCAGTTGGGGTGTTCAGTTCCATGGGTGTTCCAGTTGGGTATCCTCCCACTCTCTTTGTCCATATGCCTAAAGACCTGCGTGCAAAGAGGCTGATAGAGAAGAACATGGTTGCGTTGAAGAAGAAGGGTGTTTCTGTTAATGAGGTTAGGTGTCTGGAGTTCCCATTGACTCGTACGCTTTTGACGAAAAGGATCCCTAGTTTGGATGAGGCAGTATCTGCTAGTGTCTTTGAGTTGTTTCAAGAGAAGGGTTTCATTGATGAGAGGGGATATTTGAAGAGCGATGGACGAGCGACTTGGTGGAAGCAAGCTCTTAAGGAAAAGGATCCCTCAATGGAGAAGTATAAATGGCTTGATCATGTAGAGGAGGAGTTAAATCTTGCGTTTGCATACCATGAGATGACCAGCTTGCCTATTGGTGATATTCTCGACTGGTTTGAATCTCACATGTAG
- the LOC121998787 gene encoding imidazole glycerol phosphate synthase hisHF, chloroplastic-like encodes MEVLERTGMAEPLCRYVESDRPFLGICLGLQLLFEYSEENGPVKGLGLIPGVVGRFDSSNGLRVPHIGWNALQTTKETEILDDVGGHHVYFVHSYRVMPTDANNEWISSICNYGDSFVSSITRGNVHAVQFHPEKSGDVGISILKKFLDPSSSSKTKKSAIGKASRLAKRVIACLDVRANDKGDLVVTKGDQYDVREQSNEKEVRNLGKPVDLAGQYYKDGADEVSFLNITGFRDFPLGDLPMLQILRYTSENVFVPLTVGGGIRDFTDGNGRYYSSLEVASEYFRSGADKISIGSDAVYAAEEYLRTGVKTGKTSLEQISRVYGNQAVVVSIDPRRVYVRSPDDVEFKTIKVSSPGPSGEEYAWYQCTVNGGREARPIGAFELAKAVEELGAGEILLNCIDCDGQGHGFDIDLIKLVSDAVTIPVIASSGAGAVEHFSEVFEKTNASAALAAGIFHRKEVPISSVKQHLLQNGIEVRACDGH; translated from the exons ATGGAAGTGTTAGAGCGAACTGG GATGGCCGAGCCACTTTGTAGATACGTAGAGAGTGATCGTCCATTTTTGGGGATTTGCCTTGGACTTCAATTATTGTTCGAGTACAGTGAAGAGAATGGTCCAG TAAAAGGTCTTGGTTTGATACCTGGTGTTGTTGGAcgttttgattcatcaaatggtCTCAGAGTACCTCATATTGGCTGGAATGCTTTGCAAACCACCAAAGAGactgaaattttggatgatgttGGAGGGCATCATGTCTATTTTGTTCATTCCTATCGTGTGATGCCT ACAGATGCTAACAACGAGTGGATTTCATCAATATGTAATTATGGTGATAGCTTTGTTTCGTCTATAACAAGGGGTAATGTGCATGCTGTCCAGTTTCATCCGGAAAAGAGTGGAG ATGTCGGGATTTCCATATTAAAGAAATTTCTTGACCCCTCTTCATCTTCAAAGACAAAG AAATCAGCCATTGGTAAAGCATCACGACTGGCAAAGCGA GTGATTGCATGTCTTGATGTGAGGGCAAATGACAAAGGGGATCTTGTAGTCACAAAAGGGGACCAGTATGATGTAAGAGAACAGTCAAATGAGAAAGAG GTTAGAAACCTTGGCAAGCCAGTGGATCTAGCAGGTCAGTATTATAAGGATGGCGCTGATGAG GTTAGTTTTTTAAACATAACTGGTTTCCGTGACTTTCCCTTGGGAGATTTGCCGATGTTACAG ATATTGCGCTACACTTCGGAAAATGTTTTTGTACCACTAACAGTTGGTGGTGGGATACGAGACTTCACGGATGGAAATGGAAg ATACTATTCGAGCTTGGAAGTGGCATCTGAATATTTTAGATCGGGTGCAGATAAGATATCAATTGGAAGTGATGCAGTTTATGCTGCAGAAGAGTATTTGAGAACTGGA GTGAAGACTGGGAAAACCAGCTTGGAGCAGATTTCTCGAGTTTATGGGAACCAG GCAGTAGTTGTGAGCATTGACCCTCGGAGAGTCTATGTCAGGAGCCCTGATGATGTTGAATTTAAGACCATTAAGGTTTCTTCCCCAG GTCCCTCAGGTGAAGAGTACGCATGGTATCAGTGCACA GTCAATGGTGGGCGTGAGGCTCGGCCTATTGGAGCTTTTGAACTTGCAAAAGCTGTTGAAGAACTTGGAGCTGGAGAAATACTATTAAACTGCATAGACTGTGATG GTCAGGGTCACGGATTTGACATAGACTTAATCAAGTTGGTATCTGATGCCGTCACGATTCCTGTAATTGCGAGCAGTGGAGCAGGTGCCGTTGAGCACTTCTCTGAAGTCTTTGAAAAGACAAATGCATCAGCTGCACTTGCAGCTGGAATTTTCCATAGGAAGGAG GTTCCTATATCGTCAGTCAAACAACACCTGCTGCAGAATGGCATAGAAGTTAGAGCATGTGATGGGCATTAA
- the LOC121995512 gene encoding antifreeze protein Maxi-like — MDPDHSLRIAMTYAVSAAGHASAAAAVYVAAGPGGDLAVAEALADGAAAYGVLNKAANEADRFGQNPVAAAAATYKACAAAYKACAAAYRAVSVAYYAAAASEVPVAAPVADPVPVPVADPAADPPADAAAAADHPHFSFCVKLFL; from the coding sequence ATGGATCCCGATCACAGCCTCCGCATCGCCATGACCTACGCAGTCTCCGCCGCGGGCCACGCTTCCGCCGCCGCGGCCGTTTACGTAGCTGCCGGCCCCGGCGGAGACCTAGCTGTCGCCGAGGCTTTGGCAGACGGCGCGGCCGCCTACGGTGTCTTAAACAAGGCGGCGAACGAAGCTGACCGCTTCGGTCAAAATCCAGTTGCCGCTGCCGCCGCGACCTACAAAGCATGCGCCGCGGCCTACAAAGCTTGCGCCGCGGCCTACCGCGCTGTCTCCGTGGCATATTATGCTGCCGCGGCATCTGAAGTCCCCGTCGCCGCACCCGTCGCCGACCCCGTCCCCGTTCCCGTCGCCGACCCCGCCGCCGACCCCCCCGCcgatgccgccgccgccgctgatCATCCCCATTTTAGCTTTTGTGTGAAGTTGTTTCTTTAA